AAAACAGGGCTTCGAAGCGTTCGATATAGTCGTAGCACCGCGCACCCCAACCATGAAGGGCCGCATCTTGTGCATAGCGGACTTCGCGTTCGGTGATGCTTGGTTTTGTATAATAAATGCGAGTCATCGACTATCCAAACACACCCAGATACCAACGAAGACCACCTTACCAAACAACACGTTACACCACCTCGCCCAATTCCCCTTACAGCCACAACCTAACAAAAGAGGCAAGGTTTAACAATATATCTGTATTATACTTCCGATTGTCATTTACAATCGCAAATGCCTCCTTGCCCCAAGGTTTCAGCCATCGTACCCTTATCCGGTCCGATAGAACCCGTCCCAGTCAGCCACCCTGATTTCAGGAGCAATTGATGATCCGGAATCCGCCCTCTGTCAGCATCGGAGTTCCTGTTTATAATGCCATGCCCTACATCAAGGCAAGCCTGGAATCCCTGCTGTCCCAAGACTATGTCAATTATGATCTGATCATTTCCGACAATCAATCCACTGACGGCACCTTTGAATGGGTCGAACAGAGGGTCCGGAACGACCCCCGTGTCAGACTTATTCGTCAGAATACCAATATCGGCGGATTGGCCAATTTCAACTTCGTCCTCTCCGCAGCCAAAGGAGACTATTTCATGTGGGCTGCTGGGGATGATCTCTGGTCGCCTGACTGGATCTCTTCGATAATGTCCCGTATTGCCTTAAATCCGGATTCCATAGGCGGGTTCGGCATCAAGACCTTCATCGATGCCCATGACAACCCACATCCGACGCCCTCGCGACTGGACGTCGCCCTCCTCGAAACCAGCAATGCCTATCTGCGCCTCTGGAGATACTGGTGTATTCCCTGGATCGCCGATGATTCTATATATAACGGAATCTACAAGAGAGATATTTTAAATGGTCATTATGCACAACCTCACTTTTTTACTCGCTATTATACCAGCGCAAGCGATTCCTATTGCTGGTATCTGGTCTTCTGCGGCCCCATCGTCAAAGCGGAGGGCATCATGAAATACCGCATTCACGACACGTCCGCTTCCGGGAAAAAACGTCCTCTCCATGAAGAGGTTATCGATATTCTCAACAGAATCCACTTTTCCGAACGCGCCCTGCAAAAGGCCGGTATGCCCCTCCTCTTTCGCGCCCCCTTCATGCTGCTGTTCACCCTGAAGCAGATCGCCTTCGCCGCCTATTTCGGAGGACGCCTCGCCCTGGGTCTGCCCAGACGCTGATCCGCGCCGCCATCCTGATTGATTTTATTTTTATTATGAACTTTACCATTCATAGCCAGTCTAACCCTCAAGTCGACGTCTATGCCACAAGCGAAACCATGGGCTCTTTGACACAGGGAGGAGATGGGGATGAACGCGCTCTGGGCAGGAATCGGTCTGGCTACACTGTTGGCCGTCACCCCGATGACAAGCTTCGGTGCGGAAGACCTGGCGACCGATGCGGAGGGTTGCGGTGGTATCTGTCATGTGCCCATGGCCTGGAGCGGCGGCGAAAGCGCCATGGCCTGGGAAGGTCTGGGACCGCGACAAGGGGGACTGGAGGCCATGAAACGCCGCCTGGGCATCCTCGAAGAGCAGTCTCAGGCCTGGGAAGCCTTCCAGAAATTGGTGCTGGCCACCCGCGACATGCGCCCCATA
The genomic region above belongs to Magnetococcales bacterium and contains:
- a CDS encoding glycosyltransferase family 2 protein is translated as MIRNPPSVSIGVPVYNAMPYIKASLESLLSQDYVNYDLIISDNQSTDGTFEWVEQRVRNDPRVRLIRQNTNIGGLANFNFVLSAAKGDYFMWAAGDDLWSPDWISSIMSRIALNPDSIGGFGIKTFIDAHDNPHPTPSRLDVALLETSNAYLRLWRYWCIPWIADDSIYNGIYKRDILNGHYAQPHFFTRYYTSASDSYCWYLVFCGPIVKAEGIMKYRIHDTSASGKKRPLHEEVIDILNRIHFSERALQKAGMPLLFRAPFMLLFTLKQIAFAAYFGGRLALGLPRR